The DNA window TTTGCGCTTGAGTTGGCACTAATCGGCTTGGATTCAGTCGTTGCCTATCGGTTTTGCATTTAGTTTGGTACTTCGCCGATACGGCTTGGCATCACATCATTCCACCCTTCCAGACGACCCGGCCCACGATTTCCAGTTGGTGGAGGCGGTCGCGCTCGATGAACTCCTCGGCATAGGCGAAGTTGTCGGTGCCGAGCCGGACCCGGCCATCGGCCAGGCGTTGCAGGCGCTTGGCGCGCAGCTCGTGATCGATCTGTAAGACGTAGATGTAGCCACCCTCCGGCTCGCGCTTGGCGCGGTCGACCAGGAGGGCGTCGCCGTGGCGGATGGTGGGCTCCATCGAGTCGCCCACGGCCCGCACCACCGCCAGGTTGTCGGCCTGGATGCCGGTCTGGCGCAGCCAGTCGCGACGAAACGCCAACTGGGCGAGCACCGCCTCGCTTTCCACCAAGACCCCCGGCCCGGTGCTGACCGACACGTCGTACAGCGGCACCAGGGCAAATTCCTCCCAGATCCCCGCTGGAGCCGTTGGTTCCGGGCGTGCTCCCCCAGTGCGCATGGGGCCTTCGCCTGTCCATAGCCAGCCCAGCCGGACGCCGGCGGCATCGCACATCTTCGCAATCGGGACGAGGCCAGGCTGGCTTTGGCCATTGGCATACCGAGCAAGCTGATCGGTCGAGATGCCAGCCGCCTCTGCCGCTTTTTTGCGAGTCTCAAAAAGGTCAGAGACAGCACTAATGCGGCTATAAAGTTCTGGCCTAGAAGTTTTACCTCGCGCAGCAATCTCTTCCGA is part of the Thiocystis violascens DSM 198 genome and encodes:
- a CDS encoding LexA family transcriptional regulator translates to MNTKKLNFLPSEEIAARGKTSRPELYSRISAVSDLFETRKKAAEAAGISTDQLARYANGQSQPGLVPIAKMCDAAGVRLGWLWTGEGPMRTGGARPEPTAPAGIWEEFALVPLYDVSVSTGPGVLVESEAVLAQLAFRRDWLRQTGIQADNLAVVRAVGDSMEPTIRHGDALLVDRAKREPEGGYIYVLQIDHELRAKRLQRLADGRVRLGTDNFAYAEEFIERDRLHQLEIVGRVVWKGGMM